DNA from Sulfurimonas xiamenensis:
ATCTCCATAATTTCTGCCTCTTTTGTTCCAAAAGTATACTCACCTGGCAACATAATTCCAAGTGATTTTACACTTCCGTCTGCAAATTCAATAGTTCTGCTTGTAACTTTTCCATCATGGTAAATATTTGCCTCTTTTTTTATACTTACATTTTCAAATTTTGACATTTTTATTCCTTTATTTTATAATTTACAATTTTATCTAAAATTATTCCCAATCCAATAATCTCTGCTGACCTTCCAGCTGTCTTATATGTGTTACATCTTGAGAAACTTCTATAACACCTTTATAATTACCCTCATCATCTCTTATGGCAAAATAACGAATATGAATAAATTTTCCTTTAAATGTTATCCAAAACTCAGCTTCGTCTCTGCGACCAGCCTTGAACTCCCGCAAAATCGTTAAAACCTGATCTACACTCTTTGGAGGATGGCAAAATTTTACTTCACGGCCGATAATTCCCGCACTTCTTGGAAATACTCTCTCATCTCCGCGGTTATAGAAAATAACGATATCATTCTCATCGACATAGGTGATATCGACAGGCATAAATTTTAAGAGCCAGTTAATCTGTTCAGGCAGCATATAGCCCTCTTCTAGATTGATTCTATTCTCAAGCGAGAATGG
Protein-coding regions in this window:
- a CDS encoding pyrimidine/purine nucleoside phosphorylase, coding for MSKFENVSIKKEANIYHDGKVTSRTIEFADGSVKSLGIMLPGEYTFGTKEAEIMEMMSGELDIKLPGEDWKTLNTPESFNVPANSSFDLRVKTVTDYCCSYIK